Proteins encoded within one genomic window of Panicum virgatum strain AP13 chromosome 1N, P.virgatum_v5, whole genome shotgun sequence:
- the LOC120653378 gene encoding cysteine proteinase inhibitor 5-like → MRSLAAMLVPFFLVLSLGLVAGAPAASAPAAAGVPPPSAPWVPIADTGNFLYRQVGNFSLLIRTLVFREYLVLVEVVSGSVQAAGAGNNYNLLLRAADRNGTVRRYQTVVWGVPGSRDWTWKVISFQRVAGN, encoded by the coding sequence ATGAGGTCTCTTGCAGCAATGCTTGTCCCCTTTTTCCTCGTTCTCTCCCTGGGCCTCGTCGCTGGTGCGCCGGCAGCATCCGCGCCGGCAGCTGCCGGCGTGCCCCCGCCCTCGGCGCCGTGGGTGCCCATCGCCGACACCGGCAACTTCTTGTACCGGCAGGTGGGCAACTTCTCGCTGCTGATCCGGACGCTGGTGTTCAGGGAGTACCTCGTCCTGGTGGAGGTGGTCTCCGGGAGCGtgcaggccgccggcgccggcaacaACTACAACCTCCTGCTGCGGGCGGCCGACCGCAACGGGACCGTGCGCCGGTACCAGACGGTGGTCTGGGGCGTGCCCGGGTCCAGGGACTGGACGTGGAAGGTCATCTCGTTCCAGCGCGTCGCCGGCAACTGA